The region TGATAAGGAGGTGAATCATGAAGCTAACCTTTTGGGGCCATTCCTGTTTCCTGCTCGAAACCAGCACCCATCGGCTTGTGATCGATCCTTTCATCACCGGCAATCCGCAAGCGCCGCTCGCCGCCGATCAAATTAAATGCGATTTCATTCTCG is a window of Cytophagia bacterium CHB2 DNA encoding:
- a CDS encoding metal-dependent hydrolase (catalyzes the opening and hydrolysis of the beta-lactam ring of beta-lactam antibiotics such as penicillins and cephalosporins); amino-acid sequence: MKLTFWGHSCFLLETSTHRLVIDPFITGNPQAPLAADQIKCDFIL